Sequence from the Notamacropus eugenii isolate mMacEug1 chromosome 6, mMacEug1.pri_v2, whole genome shotgun sequence genome:
CCTTTTGTTCCTTCTGAAAAGTCTATAAGGACGACCTTGTCTGCTATACCCTGTGTAAAAGTATTGTAAGAAAACAATGGCATTCGCTTCAGAAACGATCAGGTCAAGATTCAACACATTTTAGAACATGCTAAACAATGAACAGTAACACCTATAACTCAATGCAGACAGATCCCATGTGATATCTGAAGAtgaaaaagatttcatttctgtaaaataacaaaaatgtcaAAAGACTACCAACGGAACAACTGATGAATACAAAAATTAAGGAATGGGATCTATTTGGTCTGGTTGCGAAAAAGCAAGATTCTGGGAAGGTTTGAATCAGAGCCCCAAAATCGAGTCCATCTGTTGATAGAACAGGCTGGTCttcaaaaatgcatttaaaaatcacATGGAGAATGACATGGGAAAATGATAGGGTACAAGTAGAGTTATTACATTTTTGCTGCTCATCTTAGGATTATATATTCCTTTTGAaatcaaaatttccattttgaaaaactatttgtTGTCTACAGCTCTGAATAAGTAGTTGCCTCAACCCTGTTACCTGACTTAAATCAAAAGGACTTTTCTTTAACAAATGTAAAAATGTAGTATCTTCTTTTGGCCCTAGCACAGGGAATGAATGCTTTCTTTTTCAGATAACAGACCCTCCCAGTGGCCAGATGATTACTCCCACAGAGTCATCTCCTTCTTCCCTAGGcagatttccccctttctctactCTACTCCTGATACTGAGGTCAGATGCTTTACTTAGGAATCCTAACTTGCCCTAGGATGCTGCTTTTTGGCTGTGTATTCTAAGAAAACCTGGAGAGGCGAACAAACCAAATCTGTATCAGAAGGAAGGTGAAGCTATTATCAACTAATAAAtctgtttcctttcattttagcTACTTGGGTTAGTTGACCACCAGTCAGTGGATCTAGTTAGTGGATGAGATTCTCCCTGAAATCTCCACAAACTCAGGCCGAGAAACTTCCTAATGGAACCTTTATTTTAACATTGGACAAATCGCTTAGCACACTTTCTAAGCTGTTCTAGAAGATGAATTTAACCCATCTGGACATACCTTGCAAAATGAAGAAACAGTGAAAGAGATATGTATGAACTCTATGAAAAATACAACTTATATGCACGCCATATATCATTTACAAAATACAACTAAATAAATCATAAGCTATCAAGTCAGggttaacagtgtcaaagaaTATTAATTAAGGAAACAGCTGAGACACTCCACAAAGGCTGGACTATGTttaaccagaaagaaagaactaCATCCAAAAACAAAGTCACCATTTTCTAAAATGCTAATTtcaaaaagagctaaaaaaaatgaaaactaaaggagaaggACGATATTAGATTGGCAAGCTCAATGAAGGCCGAATGATTCACAAAAGACACAAAGAATCTATGTGACTAAATCAGATATTCAGTTGCCGTGTTTCTTTTGATTATAAGGAAGACATTGTTCAAATGACTGTTTCACAGCACATTTCATGACTAAGTGCTAACTGTGCGACATCAGTGATGAAAGCTTCCAGCTGGTTTTTATCAACTTACTGAGTATATTTTAAGGGAAAAAGAGCTAATAAATTTCTAAGACaaatagaaacaatttttttacatatcaaaTATCTGACTCAAAATAAAAGTATACCCGAAACTGTTAATATGTTCAACAATGGCATTAGTAACCATCATGGTAAAATTCTTGTACCTTTGCTAAAATTGCTAACACACAAGCTATTCCCAACTCTCCACCTCCAACCACAGTAACTTTGTTGACCCTTTGGTTTTCTTGATGTTTTGAGTTCATATCCGAGAtacctaaaaaaagaaataaatttgccAGCAAAATTCTCAAATGATACAGAAAATCTTCAAcatttcttaatttcctttttcattatgaactaacaaacattaaataaaatgtgaatttccagatacacagaagaaaagaaaatgagtattactgtacatgaaactacaaatttctattatgtacaacttgcttttctttttaaatacaaaagacactgaacatgtaactttcaaagctgtccccCTTATCTGTGATTCTTTCTGGTCTTCCTTCTGTGGACTTCTGTATatcaaaaaaaattcttactgatgttttttctttcttttctctctttttttggataCTCTATCCCGAAAGCCCTTCTTCCTATTATCCGGGCCCTaaattgaacaataacaacaaaaaataaaacaaagcccaAATAGTAGAAAATATGAGAGTCAAACAAAACGAATTCTCATTTTGGCTATGTCTAAAACATATCTGATTCTGAAGCTTGTGCCCTGTTATGTTTTTCAAAGTGTATCAGATCTCAGAAAGTGAGACAAAACTGATCAAATCAAGATTTTTGAGTTTCACAAAACATTAGTCCTAAGAATTAATACCCGTACATGTTTACCTAGCACCTTAACTTATACAAAGTGCTTTTGTTACAATAAATTTTGTCAGTTTGTTTAGTAATATCTGTAATGCAATGCAGATGTGTTCATTTCATCATCTTACCAAATTTTCAGAGAGAGACAAAATCTGACAGCATGGTTTTCAATAGGTACTCCATTCACACAGGAGAAAAAAACTGCAATTTGTCAGCTCCTCAGAAGGGAAAGTGCCAGAACACCAATGCTGAAGATGGCTTATATAACCTTAAATGCTTCCAAGTACAAAGGACCACTCTTCCAACAACTATTACAAGCAATATGCTACTTCTACAGACATGACACACAGTGATTTTCAATTATaaacaggaagggaagaaagagaatgacagtaagGGTTTTAAAGTTCCAACATTCTGATCTCTTACAAGAATACAAACCTTGGGTGATCTTTGAAATATAAGCTAGCAATTCTCCCTGCTGAGCCTCATCAGAAGATgataaggagaagagaggaagctcTTCCTGAAACTTgataatcatttctctgattaatCCAGTGATGACTGATTTAGGCTAGGGAACAAACATAATGAGAAGAGTGAGCATTTCTAGGACCTCAGCGAGTTCCTTATCACAGGGAAGCAcagaacagaaatataaaatcaCCATGAATTTATATTCAAATGAGTAAGAGCCTCAACCGACTTAGAGAATCATGTCAAAGCAAGAAATACTATGTTAACAATTATGCCAGGGActgtaagaaaaaacaaaacagaaaggcTCCGATTAGTCATCAACCGGACATATCACAGAAAGCAAGTCAAATTAGAGCCAcatgcttgaaaaaaaaaaggacggtgaagaataacaacaaaaatattattctatttcTAAGAGGACATGACATAACAAATATCAGTTTGGGGGAATCAACGTTTTCCTTCTCCTaccattaaaaaaatgatttgataAATATAATAGCCAAATACAAAGGTTTAGCTTTTAATCCAGATGAAATTGACTGTGGAAAATTCTTTATTGTATCAGCTGGAAAACTTATTATTTTACTGTTTAAACTTAATTTTATGTGACTACATCCTGGTTGAACCTAAAACATCACCCTGACCTCAGTAACTCTCCAGGAATGCCAAAAAGAGCTTACAAGGAATTTTGGGTTCCTACACGTTCTGGATCCACCCCAAACACCCAAATCTTgttttaagtctttccaagcttgTGTTTTAGTTTCAACCAAATCTTATTGAATGTTTATATTTACTGATATCCATATCAATCTACCTTGCTTTAAAGATGTCCTCTCAGCAAAACTGCTTAATGCTGTACTGTGTGGTATGAGTGCCCTGGTCTAAATCTTTATAATGTAAACTTTCTAGAGCCTGGAAGGGAGGGAGTAACACCTTCTTTCCAGCTCACTCTTTCTACCAAGTGACCTAATAAAATTCTGTccaaaactatttcagattttgggATTTGTTCttttgaacaacaacaatataacCTGAGGTCTATGGCATACTAGAATCATTCTGCATAAAAATTCAAACTTTTAAATTCTACTCCCCTTCCTAACTAGTGAACTCATAGAAGTTCAGAAATTTAAAGTCAGGATGGGAAGTAACTCATGAAACTGTTCTGTAATTCAATGCcaatgttttttttaactttaaaatgtcAATTTATATATGCCAACTATGAGGATCCTTCCTACCTAAAACTAGTATATTACTACAAAAATTCTGAAACTTTGCCCAAATATTTACTCACACACTTTGGTTAGCTGAAGAACAATATATTAAgaataaatcatgaaaaaaactTCCATCTTGCAAATTCACATCACAAAAATGTAACCCAGTTATCTTAATTAATcctaattatttgattttttttgtcagcAGAATCTGTATCAAGTTTAATATTACTTATCCTTCTTTCTATAAAATAACagcatatttatatctatatatctataaaatgacagtcATAACAGCACCtcctcattcattctctcttagTTGCAGGGCATTCTTTTAAAAGAAGGTGAGCTATTTGAGTGGGAGAAAAATGTAGCACTTTCATTATCTGTACTATCAGTATGGAAGAGAGATActtggaaaaacaattttaaaaacaaaaactaaatggatCTTACATGACTCCAGTTTTGTAGATAGGGCAGATATATTCTGCCCTGAGCATCCACATGTTTTCCTACAGAGATTTCCATGTTCGGAGTTGGCTTCAAGAAGCAAATGGGAGGGGCAAAAGGGTGAGAATCCAAAATCCACAAACGTATtggtatattatatgtattacctatttaagacaaaacaaaatctgTGGTAAATTCATCTTTCAAAGATAACAAAATACAAACTGTGTCTAGGGAGGCCTAGCTTTGTAGAACAAATTCATTCCTGTCAAGTAAGCCACAGAGTGGATTTCTACTCATTCAAACAGAGGGTATGAGATCTGAACTAAGGGTTACTGGGTAGTTTTAAGAAAAGGGCTGGTGAAGGTCTAAAGGCACCTGAGCTGCATCCTGAAGTAAGGGatttcaaaaggcagagatgTGAGAGAGGTTATTCCACATGcgaagtggaatttataacttAGGAGAGGTTCTAttagatggagaaaatgaaatttataatttACTTTCATTATAAAATTGTAGATAAATTTCCGTAATGAAAATATCCCCCAAAGGACTAAAAGTAAACACTTCTAAAAAGAAATGGGATGGAGCCTTACGGCATTTGAGCATACCAGCTGAGTTAGACTTgagagaattttagagttagCCCTTAATGTTCATTGAGGTCCATTTAAATTCCACATTTTAAATGAGTGCAGTGAGACCTGGTAAAACTAAGTAACTCATCCAAGGTCATAGTAAGTCAGTAACCACAGCACTAGAATTAGATTACAAATCTAGGACTCTTCCTACTCCTTCCACTTAGTTATACTAGT
This genomic interval carries:
- the UEVLD gene encoding ubiquitin-conjugating enzyme E2 variant 3 isoform X5, with product MELDRESLRRQLGKYKFRDLTVEELMKVNMSYPNFKFSMDTYVFKDNSQKELLNFTGTIPVNYQGNTYNIPIRLWILDSHPFAPPICFLKPTPNMEISVGKHVDAQGRIYLPYLQNWSHPKSVITGLIREMIIKFQEELPLFSLSSSDEAQQGELLAYISKITQGISDMNSKHQENQRVNKVTVVGGGELGIACVLAILAKGIADKVVLIDFSEGTKGGTMDMDIFELQNVEISKGTVLSFGDIKAKTDCALKEFAI
- the UEVLD gene encoding ubiquitin-conjugating enzyme E2 variant 3 isoform X4 gives rise to the protein MELDRESLRRQLGKYKFRDLTVEELMKVNMSYPNFKFSMDTYVFKDNSQKELLNFTGTIPVNYQGNTYNIPIRLWILDSHPFAPPICFLKPTPNMEISVGKHVDAQGRIYLPYLQNWSHPKSVITGLIREMIIKFQEELPLFSLSSSDEAQQGELLAYISKITQGISDMNSKHQENQRVNKVTVVGGGELGIACVLAILAKGIADKVVLIDFSEGTKGGTMDMDIFELQNVEISKDLAASWNSRVVIFTINSLGNSQTYLDVVQSNVDMFRELVPAVGHYSPQSVILVASQPEVHRSTEICL